The genomic segment CAAATACCCTTAATAGCAAGTAGCTGATATACAGGTCTAGGCAATATATGGAATCTCCAGTCCTCTGTActtgctgatttggtgaactagaATGTAATTTGCAACCTGTCTTTTATGTTCTGCTATCGTTTCTATCAATGTGAGACGATTAGTTGCATTTTGTAGCTTCAAGAAGCTCCAGAATTGTTAGTGCATTACAGAGGGCTAAGCTTCAAGATGGGTATGTGGCTTATCCGTGGGAAAAGAAGATGCAGGAGTACTTGTTAATTCCCACCTCTAGcagctttctttctttactcCTCCTTCCAAAAGCTTCAGACCGAGTTGCTTCTCGATACAATGACTTGGAGGACACTCTTGCCAGGGCACATGCGTGGCTGTATGCATCTCAGGCTTCTGGAGTTCCAATTGTTTTCATGAATATTCAGACCGAATCCTTGCTTACCAAGGTAACGACCCTAGCCTCAACAAAGTTGGGTTATTAGTTAAGACAAAAAGCATGagtacttaattttttataattctggCAAGATCTCCAACTGGCTTGCAACGATGAAAAGtatgtttcttttatgtttttggacAGATATCAGGAGAGACAGCTTCCTCGACTGTGAATGCTGGTTCATTTTCCGATTTGTCTAGGCTTGCACATGTAAGCTTGTATGGTTTTGAGGATTACCATGGGGTTGATCTCGGTGTGGTCAGAGCAGTTCGTCTTTGGTATGCACCTTTATGTGGAGAATTTGCAATTGAggtcaaaataaaagaagatgatACTAAGCTTGGATTTGCCATCAGCCGCACAGAAGAGGTATTCTATATAACTCTCCAGGTCACAAGTCACAACTGTAATCTTTTTCGTAACTTGTTATTTTGAAGCATAGTCGTCAGACCCGGTTTAGGGCCTGAGTCCTTAGTTGTTGGGTCAACCTCCAAGTCActgggttaactcgagttaattcCTCAAATGGTTCGTAACCAGGTCAATGTCTAAAATGGTTCGTAAAAAACTGGCTCTGAACAGGTTTGGGTTAGCGAGTCAACTGTCAAGACTCAACCAATGTTTTGAAGATGTTAATTTGCTCAGCTTTCGTTTCGTGTCGACAGGGCTTTATCTACGTCTCATCAGTTATGGACGATGATGACAATGCACCATCGACAAGGTCAGGGCTTAGCAATCTATACAAAGAAGCAACAAGCTCATCGAGACTGCTGGTTGTTTCAAGATTATCAAACCAGAAGGTCCTTCCTTGGATGGTTTCGTCGACAGGAGCAGTCAGATGTTTTGACACGGTATCACTAAGCCAGAAACTTTCCTTACATCGCCATGCCAAGGTGCCTATTCTCATCCATGTTCTCTTGTGGGACGGAACATTGCCTTCACCGCCAAGTGCAGGCAGTACTGGTAGGTTTAGGTCTGTACCCCCTCCTGTTATGGCATTGCCACCTGAAATTCAATTGGCACGCCAACCTAGTCAGAATCAAATACAGCCCCTGCCAGCAGCTGATATTCCGAATGATGCAGTCGTGGGGAGCGAGGCAGATATTAGGCTTGATCGAGACACTGCCGGAGAAACATCTTTCCGGTTCGATTATTTTTCACTTCCAAACAACTgggtataattttttattcttcactGTAACTTCCTTGGTGATAGCTGTGTGTATATAAAGAAAATCTACAGGTCAAGAGCTTCCTTCGATTGATTTCCATTCACATATATAGGTTTTACTTCATAAATTTGTCCTAGAACTACATGTACAGTTGAGTGGGAGGTTACTTGGACAACAAAATGTAGGTTTTTTGTAACACGTGTAACAAACGTTTTGACAttgattttgaaagtttttattGTCAAAGGAGgagatttattgtttttttttttcatagttgtAGGGTTTGCATCATTAAGTTATTAGATTAACTGATcatagtattttaaattatcagttttgattggattttatctgttattaaaaatttagttttattaactaaattttataagattattatcattttaaattaatataaaactcagtttaaattaaattttaaattataaatttttcgaGTTAATTCCTGAATGAATTTtaacaatcatatttttttaaagaaattaatcaaaagTATCAAATCATTACTTTTACTGGTCTAGGAAGCAGGAACAATTAatattgactctttttttttcaattcatttcttttttttgtttcaaaatttgggataaattaatgaattgaatcagggaaaaaaaatgtaatttgagAACTCAATTgaatccttcaattttttttctccaatgaAATTCCCAAGTTTTCAGAATTTTAAGTTAAGGTATCAAAAAATTTCCACAAATATTCTATGAAAAAGTCAAGTAGCATGATCCttccttccctttttttttctgcataAATGTCTTATCagaatttttaaatctaatgctagaaaaatatatacttgAGAACTCAATTGACTGAGGATCAATTTGCTCAAAAgctaatgaatatttttttttgtcgagATTAATCCCAGTAATCAATTAGACTTGTATGTATTTACATACTGAATAGTCTAGCAAATCAACGGTCCATATTTACTCTCCCAATGCCTCGAAAGCGAAGCAAATAAAGCTTTTCTATTGGGTACTCAACAGAGCACGCGGATAGTGATCCTCGTCAGACTTCTCCAAACATTGCCCACCGTCGACTCCTTTAAAATCCACCGTCCAAACCCTCTCCCCAAAGAGGGATGGAGCCCAAAGTTTCAAAAGAGCCCGCCTACTAGAATCAATCCTATTGGTCACTTTACAGCGCACCCGGATCTCCATCTCCACCGTTCATAACATTACAGATCAACGATGTAGAATACATTTCATTCTTCGCTTCTCCCTCTCATTTTCGCCTATAAAAATCGTCAGAGCCTCCATTCACTACCcaccaaaacaatcaaaaccctaatttcccCCTCATTTTCGCGAGAAACAAACAGGTTCCCGAACACCCAATGGCCCGCACAAAGCAGACAGCGAGAAAATCGACCGGAGGGAAGGCCCCAAGGAAGCAACTAGCGACTAAGGCTGCCAGGAAGTCAGCTCCAGCCACCGGAGGAGTGAAGAAGCCCCACCGATTCAGGCCGGGAACGGTGGCGTTGAGAGAAATAAGGAAGTACCAGAAGAGCACAGAGCTGTTGATAAGAAAGCTACCATTTCAGAGGCTGGTGAGAGAAATAGCCCAAGATTTCAAGACAGACTTGAGGTTCCAAAGCAGCGCAGTAGCAGCACTTCAAGAGGCAGCAGAGGCATACCTTGTTGGGTTGTTTGAGGACACCAACTTGTGTGCTATTCATGCTAAGAGGGTCACTATCATGCCTAAGGATATTCAGCTGGCCCGTAGAATTAGAGGGGAGAGAGCTTAATCAACTTAGCTACTGATATTAGGTTTCAGAGTGCCATGTCTGTCTCTGTTTGGATTTCATGTTATGGTAGATTTGGTGTTCGTTTTCGTTGTAAATCTTTTCTGGATTTAAATGAGAGATTgagatgtttattttgaatccCATGTGTTCGATGATTTGTCTTAGATTCAGGCAACGTTAGTATTTAGGAACTCGTGAGACCTGCAAGGGCAACAATAGTTTGAAGCAAGAGATATGGCAGCACAAGTGTAATTTGAAGACCTTTTAGagtcttaattatttatttttcagcatGCAAAAGTCATTTTGTGAATGAACCAAAATAAAGGGATGGAATTTTATCTTTCCTTAAAATTTTAAGCTCGGGAGAAAAATGGAAGCGTTGAAAGACTGTAGGGATGAAATTATAAGATTTGGGAGTGTATAGAGGTTAAAACATAGTTTACCCCAAACAACATAATACCCTTTCCTTTAATGCTTATCCACCCGAAGCACCCTACCTGGGGTTTAATTTGGTTTGAGACTCGGGTTTGTGTTTGTTATGTTAATTTGAGATTTAAACccgagttttaatttttaaatttacaaaaaaaaaaatttatattattttaaataaaaaacttcattgCAATTCAACCAATCGAATCCCACCTAGGTCGTCGATTGATCAAGTTAGCATtcaaaatagtttgaaaaaaaaaactggctcGAGCTCGGTTCTGGATCAGCGGTTTACTGGGCGGGCCGGTCAGGATTTTAAGTTAGCATCAATTCCAATGGCGGGAAATGGAAAAGGCTTCTAAGTActctttttagtaattttaacaaataatctCTGAACTTTgattcttttgttttgcttgtaaTGGAGAAGTATTTGGTTCCAGCAGAAGAAAACCCTAGAAGACCTACTCGATTGTATCAATGGAAGAGAAGTTTAATCGAATTGAATGGCAGATTAGAGTCAAAGTACCGCCATGACCTCTCTGCTCTGCTCTTGCAATCCTACTCTCAGGTCTCAATTTCCCCTCTCTTTTTTACCAAATTTTAAGctcttatttttgtatttttagggttttttcttttttgttctgtaAAGATTGGAGCTTTTCCGCACTTGTATCATACAATTGGAGGAGGAGATGCAGCAATTCCTTGTCAAACTAATGTATGCTATTATTCTCaatctccaattttttttttattgttgtgattataattatttgacCTAATTTTATTTCAGCAGTTGAATTCGAGGGGTTTGGCCTCTGACTCGACTCGCCAATTCGCTATAAACAAGTCAGTTAGTGTATCTatcttatcattttattatttatttttcagaatatTAGTAACtcattttgtgatttttttttcttttttacaggCAAGGCGTATCTGCCCTGGAGTTTGACAATAAGGTGAATGCTTTAATCACCATgcatattttgaattgttaaatattatttcttgtttcttgatttttaacttgtttACGACTCATAAGTTGTCTGATTTTTGAAACATTATGCACAgtttcatttgttatttttttccttttattcctAAGCTTCGTTTGTAATTTTTGTGAATATGTATTCCAGGGAATTTATTTAGTATCAGTGACGAAATCAGGGTGCTTGACAGTGCATGACTTTGAATCACTTTATTGTCAGGCTAATGATTCATTTCCATGTAAGATCCACTTCGAGCTTGctatgtattttttcttttaaatattcttttggGATATGTATTTCTGGAAATCTGTGATACCTGACAGTTATATGTGTTTGTGGTGAATCATACCCTGTTAGCTCTACTAATAGGGACTAGTTTGGAGTCTTTTATAGCCGCGTGTGTATGGTGAGGTGTCATGTTCTTTCCATActgactctttttttatttaatttttctatcagGCTTTGGCAAAGATGAAAGAAAGTGTGAAGATGAAAGTAAACATGTCTTGCACAATTCTTTGGGCCGACAACTAGACTCGGTTCGCTGGAATCTTGCCAATCAAGATGAGGTTTGTTGGAATTGTTTattcatttcaacaatcataGCAGGGAATTGTTGCCAGATACTGACCTCTAGAATGTAGTTTGACTTGCGTTCAGAACTTAAAGATCAGTGTCTGTAACTTAcattctttttttgtgataGTTATGTAGGGGGATGAGCTGGAAAATGGCATAGGAATCATTGTGGAAAACATTCAATATTAGTTGGAATTATATTTGGGCATATGAGATATTAAAAGAAGCAGTAAATAACACTCACAAAACTAACGAACCTGTGTGATTATTTGGATTTTGCAGGTTTACAATTTCTAATCATTTTCTCAAGGGTGGGTGTGGAAAATGTCATATATTTGCAGTGCactttgtattaaaatatactTGAGAGGATGATCAATTAAATTAGCGTTCACAAAAAGTATCAACACATCTGTTTAATGATTCTAGCATGGGAACCATTAATCACTTTGTTGATTGCATCTGCTGTTTATGCAGttataaccttaattttgttatgatttttttgcgTGATaaatttttccttgtttttgtaGGTCGCTTGCACATCTATGAAAACTAATGAAGTACAAATTTTTGATATTGGTTACATTTCTTCTGAACCAGTTGAAGTAAGATCTTTTCCTTTATCATCtcatcttttccttttccatatTTCTACCACTATATATTTTTGTGTAGTAGATAGATGGTTCTCAGgtttcattttttaactgtAATAATGAAATTGGAAACACAACAGAGGAAACTTGGTTCCAGGACTGGCAGTTTGGTTTGGCTAGAATTATTTGTCGGAGAATCAGGATTGTTTTGGTAAGAGAAGCTTTGGAAAGTTGAAACTAAAAGAATGAGGTCTTCATTTCTGGCAGTAGATGCTTAGAAGTGTTAAAGCATTATTGGTGCTCTTttgattaaattgttttaataagaGCATAAAAATCATCGTAGGCACCATTAGACGACGTGATTAGCTAAATTAGGTTCCTGGTACCAAATGGGCTACCTAATTTGTTTAGCTGAACCAGGTTCCTGGTTCCAAATGGGCCTACCTAGTTTCTTTTCTAACTTTTCTGGGTTGAGGCAGGTTTTTGATTCctatcattatttttctttttgaattttcattcaCGTTTTTATTGTTCTGTTAACATCCTATATTTTCAATGCCATGATGATAATTTCATTTACTCTTAATCCAGGTTTTAAAAACAAGGCGTGCTGTCACTGTTCATGGGTCTGACATTCATAAAGGTCTAACAGATATTGCTTTCACTTCAGAATCACGGTAGGTTCAGAAAAGGGAGGTAACTTTCGGTCAGTAAAACCATTTCATGCCAGACTTCAATGCTGGATTTCTGAAAGATAGCATATAATCTACAAAGTATCAATGGGAGACTGCATTAGTCATCCAAGTCTATAAGTAACTCAGAAAATGGCTTATTTCTACCTTAAAGTTTGAACCAACTTAGAATTCTTTGATAAAAATGGAGTAAGAATTGTATGTTCTCTGCTCTGGATTCTTTACAGCCAAATAATCTCAATCTCCTGTTTGCCTTCAGTATTGTTTTTCCTTGCTTGGCAAGGATGATGATTTAAATGTGTTGTGCTTTAAATGTAGGTTAATTGCTTCTGATACAAATGGTGGAGTCAATGTATGGGATAGAAGAATGAGTGCACTTCCATGTCTTGAGCTTACATCTAATTCCCGTAGTACCCTTAACAGTATCAAGTTAAATGTGGAAAATCAGGTTAGCACCTACTTCAATTGTTTCCTTGGGAAGTGATATATGCACTTTTTTCCTCCTTGAAATGAAGTTTTACATCACTGCTTAActtacataaaaacaaaaatttttccTAGGGCCCTCTGTACATGTAAGTGCTTTTCATAGCAGCATATTTTCAGGACCTCAGTTTGCCTCAAGAGTGGATGAGAAAGACTACCAATTGAGATATTAATTACAATGCTAGCTTATTGTGTGATACCTGCAGTTAAATTTGCATTAGTTCATCAAATATAAGATGTCAAGGAAATCTTTTAATGACTATCCTCTTTATGGGATTCAATGGTTTTCCTAGTTTTGTTGTGGTATTCTGCTTCTTGGAGGACACCTTACATTAGAGTtcccttttcaaataatttttgctTACTGGGGGTCACCTTATTATTCATCCTTACTTTTCCTCTATGATAATAAATTCttgttttcattgaaaaaaatgcaaattacTCGTTGCATGAAACATTTGTTGTACATGCAAATTTCACCTATCTTTTGGTGGAGCATGATAGAAGCAAATTCTTCACTGCAGATGGTTTTCGGGGCTGGTCGGCATGGAATAGTTTATATGTGGGATCTCCGTGGAGGAAGAGCTCCTTCTGCTTTTCAAATTCATAAAGAGGTTAGTAGCTGGGCTTGTATCTTGACATGCTAACTCGAAACTCAATTTTGTGATGTTGGAACTGGAATGGCTAGTGGACAAATTGCAAATCATGGTTGTTATTTTAGATAATACGAGTATATAACCATGAATCTATACTGTTTTGTCCTGCTAAACAATGTTCAATAGTATTTCTGGCCCCAACACTTGTTTGTCATTGCAGTTTGTTTGAGCTAGGCATTTGACACGATTCTATGTGGGCatcaagaaattatttaaaacaataacatGAAAAACTTGAATTATCTTTGGTTTTTGATGTCCATACAACATTGACTTTTGTCCAATCAGATGTGCCATCCACCTGTAACGTCTTGGAAGTTATCATCAATGCTCGAGAGAATAGGATCTTTGAAGGTATGTGTGACTGCTCTGGTGTCACTTTTCATCATGTGAATTCACTATTTATGGATTTCAGACCAAAGTGATAATGAATAAAAGTTTGACATAAATGGCGTTAACTGTTGAAGaataggttataaaataataatatattgaacAGGGTTCATGCTCAATCGTGTTTTGCTTGTTTATATTGCATTCCTAACTGCTGGTCCCATTCATTTTGCAGGCACAATCAGATATTGTCTCCAAAGAAGTGCACTCCATTGATTTTGATCCATCTTGCCCGTATCAGTTGGCATTCCATCTTGATGATGGTTGGTAGGTCAGAAACACAagtgcttttcttttcctcctcACTCTTCCTATGTATCTATTTCTCTCCACTCTGtgaattttcaattcaatcatAGTTTCTCAGTAGTTTGTCCTAAAAATTCTGTTGGTAGTCTGCATTTTCATGTGCATATATGCAAATCATCTTAAATCAAATTATGCATTACATATTTTCTCATCCTAATAGTTAAGGTCATTTAAACTGTCGTTGTTGTTTTGGAAGTTTGAAccttaaaatttctattaatgACCTATGGGTGACAAGCAGTCTGCATAACCAATGTGGAGAAAGtgttctaatttaattttgacctTCCAGTTATTCACATGATGCAGGTCGGGCATTTTAGATATTTACAATTTCCAAGTTACGC from the Populus nigra chromosome 1, ddPopNigr1.1, whole genome shotgun sequence genome contains:
- the LOC133682119 gene encoding uncharacterized protein LOC133682119, with the translated sequence MTMDRNSRPEKPGRDSNSVIVLSVECLKGSSTADEWTGDMLQTGDIVEEILIGSGSSLSGSRSIRYKAPFKNGKSGVQKILHKSFKNKETSIVVRVRRGRDEFTELHACVVPESGYKNKYVLRSIEDPNYAVGFTDRSEAECFELQASRSSRIVSALQRAKLQDGYVAYPWEKKMQEYLLIPTSSSFLSLLLLPKASDRVASRYNDLEDTLARAHAWLYASQASGVPIVFMNIQTESLLTKISGETASSTVNAGSFSDLSRLAHVSLYGFEDYHGVDLGVVRAVRLWYAPLCGEFAIEVKIKEDDTKLGFAISRTEEGFIYVSSVMDDDDNAPSTRSGLSNLYKEATSSSRLLVVSRLSNQKVLPWMVSSTGAVRCFDTVSLSQKLSLHRHAKVPILIHVLLWDGTLPSPPSAGSTGRFRSVPPPVMALPPEIQLARQPSQNQIQPLPAADIPNDAVVGSEADIRLDRDTAGETSFRFDYFSLPNNWV
- the LOC133689892 gene encoding uncharacterized protein LOC133689892 isoform X1, translating into MEKYLVPAEENPRRPTRLYQWKRSLIELNGRLESKYRHDLSALLLQSYSQIGAFPHLYHTIGGGDAAIPCQTNQLNSRGLASDSTRQFAINKQGVSALEFDNKGIYLVSVTKSGCLTVHDFESLYCQANDSFPCFGKDERKCEDESKHVLHNSLGRQLDSVRWNLANQDEVACTSMKTNEVQIFDIGYISSEPVEVLKTRRAVTVHGSDIHKGLTDIAFTSESRLIASDTNGGVNVWDRRMSALPCLELTSNSRSTLNSIKLNVENQMVFGAGRHGIVYMWDLRGGRAPSAFQIHKEMCHPPVTSWKLSSMLERIGSLKAQSDIVSKEVHSIDFDPSCPYQLAFHLDDGWSGILDIYNFQVTHVHCPPPAWLNGSFTDLLSLRKPSWLATHSIYVVGSSTDNGIHLLDFYPDPSSPCHVDYSPIEDAEKPTRMNRRNKQNRFIPLSEGVTACAAHPLNGTIIAGTQLSSLLVVSQQKHSEVD
- the LOC133689892 gene encoding uncharacterized protein LOC133689892 isoform X2, which gives rise to MEKYLVPAEENPRRPTRLYQWKRSLIELNGRLESKYRHDLSALLLQSYSQIGAFPHLYHTIGGGDAAIPCQTNLNSRGLASDSTRQFAINKQGVSALEFDNKGIYLVSVTKSGCLTVHDFESLYCQANDSFPCFGKDERKCEDESKHVLHNSLGRQLDSVRWNLANQDEVACTSMKTNEVQIFDIGYISSEPVEVLKTRRAVTVHGSDIHKGLTDIAFTSESRLIASDTNGGVNVWDRRMSALPCLELTSNSRSTLNSIKLNVENQMVFGAGRHGIVYMWDLRGGRAPSAFQIHKEMCHPPVTSWKLSSMLERIGSLKAQSDIVSKEVHSIDFDPSCPYQLAFHLDDGWSGILDIYNFQVTHVHCPPPAWLNGSFTDLLSLRKPSWLATHSIYVVGSSTDNGIHLLDFYPDPSSPCHVDYSPIEDAEKPTRMNRRNKQNRFIPLSEGVTACAAHPLNGTIIAGTQLSSLLVVSQQKHSEVD
- the LOC133693438 gene encoding histone H3.2, giving the protein MARTKQTARKSTGGKAPRKQLATKAARKSAPATGGVKKPHRFRPGTVALREIRKYQKSTELLIRKLPFQRLVREIAQDFKTDLRFQSSAVAALQEAAEAYLVGLFEDTNLCAIHAKRVTIMPKDIQLARRIRGERA